The following are encoded together in the Actinomycetota bacterium genome:
- a CDS encoding AMP-binding protein translates to MDTFDCLAEVFRERVEAEPDRTLLLFEGRHLTRAEVFERSCRVANLPGAGDGRRVGLLADAGPDAVAVLLGCALSGASFVGLDPQRKGADLAEDLAKTGVDLLLVEPKYASSLDDLTFEAFVTTERFLVLDREAPAGLVEPSESFEAALAVSRPLDPDLVPEPAETLAITIADEGTRPVRWTNEAVLRAARHTVEAISLGPSDLGWFGAPLSRPSSICYAIAPVLASGGALVVGRQPSASGFLRDAETHGCTWMTYDGQMLGDIAAHDVVLPRLRGMVGADAPREAVAAVADRFGCVVADHPGMDG, encoded by the coding sequence ATGGATACGTTCGACTGCCTGGCCGAGGTCTTCCGAGAACGGGTGGAGGCCGAACCCGACCGGACCCTGCTCCTCTTCGAGGGTCGCCACCTGACGCGGGCGGAGGTGTTCGAGAGGTCGTGCCGGGTCGCCAACCTGCCCGGCGCCGGCGACGGGAGGCGGGTCGGGCTCCTGGCGGATGCCGGTCCGGACGCGGTCGCCGTCCTGCTCGGCTGTGCCCTGTCCGGAGCGTCCTTCGTCGGTCTGGACCCCCAGCGCAAGGGAGCCGACCTCGCCGAGGACCTGGCCAAGACGGGGGTCGACCTCCTGCTGGTGGAGCCCAAGTACGCCTCGTCGCTGGACGACCTGACCTTCGAGGCGTTCGTGACCACCGAACGGTTCCTTGTCCTGGACCGGGAAGCCCCCGCGGGACTGGTCGAGCCTTCGGAGTCGTTCGAGGCGGCGCTGGCGGTCTCCCGTCCCCTCGACCCCGATCTGGTACCGGAGCCGGCCGAGACCCTCGCGATAACCATCGCCGACGAGGGGACGCGTCCGGTCCGGTGGACGAACGAGGCCGTGCTCCGCGCGGCCCGTCACACCGTCGAGGCGATCTCGCTCGGACCGTCCGACCTCGGCTGGTTCGGAGCGCCTCTCTCGCGCCCGTCCTCGATCTGTTACGCGATCGCACCGGTCCTGGCCTCGGGGGGCGCCCTCGTCGTCGGACGCCAGCCGTCCGCCTCGGGGTTCCTCCGCGACGCGGAGACCCACGGGTGCACCTGGATGACCTACGACGGACAGATGCTCGGCGACATCGCCGCGCATGACGTGGTCCTGCCGCGGCTGCGCGGGATGGTGGGCGCCGATGCGCCGCGGGAGGCGGTCGCCGCGGTGGCGGACCGGTTCGGGTGCGTCGTCGCCGACCACCCGGGCATGGACGGGTGA
- the dtd gene encoding D-aminoacyl-tRNA deacylase, whose amino-acid sequence MRAVLQRVTRASVTVDGTVVGRIGPGFLALVGVRTGDTDSDAAWLADRIAGLRVFPDDTGKMNVSVRDAGGSVLVVSQFTLYADSSRGRRPSFAEAAPPDVAEPLVDAVCRELRERGVPVETGVFGAMMDVDLLNAGPVTIVLDSGAATR is encoded by the coding sequence GTGAGGGCGGTCCTCCAGAGGGTCACGCGCGCGTCGGTCACCGTGGACGGGACCGTCGTCGGACGGATCGGGCCCGGGTTCCTCGCGCTGGTGGGGGTCCGGACGGGCGACACCGACTCGGACGCGGCGTGGCTGGCGGACCGGATAGCCGGACTGCGGGTCTTCCCGGACGACACCGGGAAGATGAACGTCTCCGTGCGCGACGCGGGAGGTTCGGTCCTGGTCGTGAGCCAGTTCACCCTCTACGCGGACAGTTCCAGGGGACGACGTCCGTCGTTCGCGGAGGCCGCGCCTCCCGACGTAGCCGAGCCGCTGGTGGACGCGGTCTGCCGGGAGCTCCGTGAGCGAGGGGTGCCGGTCGAGACTGGGGTCTTCGGCGCGATGATGGACGTCGACCTGCTCAACGCGGGGCCCGTGACCATCGTCCTGGACTCGGGGGCCGCCACCCGCTGA
- a CDS encoding electron transfer flavoprotein subunit beta/FixA family protein, translated as MNIVVCVKQVPDPNLEPQLDGTRLKRDVASVLDPGDEFGVEAGLQFAEAHGGGVTVVSMGPPQAMEAIRKALSMGAAKGILVSDDALQNSDALATARVLAKAIERNGFDLVIAGVESTDGYSGVVPGMVAELLGVPQGTFAKHLELADGSLKLHRQTERGYDEVEVALPAVVTVTAGANEPRYPSFKGIVGAKSKPVEQLSLSDLGLGDEAQETQNVSNVSDAEQRSAGEIVEDDGTAAAKIADYLQRAKVI; from the coding sequence ATGAACATCGTCGTATGCGTCAAGCAGGTGCCGGACCCCAACCTCGAGCCTCAGCTCGACGGCACCCGGCTGAAGCGCGACGTCGCGTCGGTCCTCGACCCGGGTGACGAGTTCGGCGTCGAGGCCGGACTCCAGTTCGCCGAGGCCCACGGCGGCGGGGTGACGGTCGTGTCGATGGGTCCTCCGCAGGCGATGGAGGCGATCCGGAAGGCTCTGTCCATGGGAGCCGCGAAGGGGATCCTGGTCAGCGACGACGCGCTGCAGAACTCCGACGCACTGGCCACCGCGCGCGTGCTCGCCAAGGCCATCGAGCGCAACGGGTTCGACCTCGTCATCGCGGGCGTGGAGTCGACCGACGGCTACTCGGGCGTCGTCCCCGGCATGGTCGCGGAGCTCCTCGGCGTCCCGCAGGGGACGTTCGCCAAGCACCTCGAGCTGGCCGACGGCTCCCTCAAGCTCCACCGGCAGACCGAGCGGGGCTACGACGAGGTGGAGGTCGCGCTGCCCGCGGTCGTCACGGTGACGGCGGGCGCCAACGAGCCCAGGTACCCGTCCTTCAAGGGGATCGTCGGAGCCAAGTCCAAGCCGGTCGAGCAGCTGTCGCTCTCGGACCTGGGGCTCGGCGACGAGGCCCAGGAGACGCAGAACGTGTCGAACGTGTCGGACGCGGAGCAGCGGTCGGCCGGTGAGATCGTCGAGGACGACGGGACCGCCGCCGCCAAGATCGCGGACTACCTGCAGAGAGCGAAGGTGATCTGA
- a CDS encoding endonuclease/exonuclease/phosphatase family protein, whose amino-acid sequence MTQPLRVVTFNVRHGLAFDRTDSWPWRRDRVAGALARCSPHLVCLQEVRSFQQRYLRRRLPGHGVWSRPRGRWFGERLPVAWDRARLKLVDRGVVWLSETPDVPGSRGWDAMAPRVCTWAVLDDAALGRVAVLNAHLDSRGATARVEGARAIARLAEGLGVPSLICGDLNAGEETPPLEVLRAAGFRDTFREAHPGTDGRTFHRFDGRPRYAKLDYVLADARWTVVDAGIDREPVDGGWPSDHFPVWADLVEAA is encoded by the coding sequence GTGACGCAGCCGCTGCGTGTGGTGACCTTCAACGTCCGCCACGGGCTCGCCTTCGACCGGACCGACTCGTGGCCGTGGCGGAGGGACCGCGTCGCCGGGGCGCTGGCGCGGTGCAGCCCGCACCTCGTCTGCCTCCAGGAGGTCCGGTCGTTCCAGCAGCGCTACCTGCGGCGCCGCCTGCCCGGGCACGGCGTCTGGAGCAGGCCCCGCGGCCGTTGGTTCGGTGAGCGGCTCCCGGTGGCGTGGGACCGCGCCCGGTTGAAGCTGGTGGACCGTGGTGTCGTCTGGCTCTCGGAGACCCCGGACGTGCCCGGCTCGCGAGGGTGGGACGCGATGGCGCCGAGGGTCTGCACCTGGGCCGTCCTCGATGACGCCGCGCTCGGACGGGTGGCCGTCCTCAACGCGCACCTGGACAGCCGCGGCGCGACGGCGCGGGTCGAGGGCGCCCGGGCCATCGCCCGACTGGCCGAGGGGTTGGGGGTGCCGTCGTTGATCTGCGGCGACCTGAACGCGGGTGAGGAGACGCCGCCCCTCGAGGTGCTGCGGGCGGCCGGGTTCAGGGACACGTTCCGGGAGGCCCACCCGGGGACGGACGGGCGGACCTTCCACCGTTTCGACGGACGGCCGAGGTACGCGAAGCTCGACTACGTGCTCGCCGACGCGCGCTGGACCGTGGTCGACGCGGGGATCGACCGGGAGCCCGTGGACGGCGGCTGGCCATCGGACCACTTCCCGGTCTGGGCCGACCTGGTGGAGGCGGCGTGA
- a CDS encoding electron transfer flavoprotein subunit alpha/FixB family protein — protein MAKIWVYAEVEPDGAVNPTSLELLTKARSLGDAEAVVLGPGATQAASKLGEFGAATVYASDDPVFTEFVAQPSAHALHQLVGEHQPNVILFATDYDSRDVASRLAAKLGSTVVSNASDLTSPTTAQTQIFGGMKIVDVELGGPDPKIVLFRPKSFAAEPAGGTANVVEVNVEVPEEARKARRVQRHEEAATGPKLEDAAVVVSGGRGLGDPKNFELLDAISAEIRGSAVGATRAVVDAGWVPYSMQIGQTGKTVKPDVYIAAGISGASQHQVGMKESKNIISINKDPEAPILQISDLGIVGDALKILPQLAEEIRKRKGG, from the coding sequence ATGGCGAAGATCTGGGTCTACGCAGAGGTCGAGCCCGACGGGGCGGTCAACCCGACCTCGCTCGAGCTCCTCACGAAGGCGCGGTCGCTGGGCGACGCCGAGGCCGTCGTGCTCGGTCCGGGGGCCACGCAGGCCGCGTCGAAGCTCGGCGAGTTCGGCGCCGCCACCGTCTACGCGAGCGACGATCCGGTCTTCACCGAGTTCGTGGCTCAGCCGTCCGCCCACGCGCTTCACCAGCTCGTCGGCGAGCACCAGCCCAACGTGATCCTGTTCGCGACCGACTACGACTCCCGCGACGTGGCGTCCAGGCTCGCCGCGAAGCTCGGGTCGACGGTCGTCAGCAACGCTTCCGACCTCACCTCCCCGACCACGGCGCAGACGCAGATCTTCGGAGGCATGAAGATCGTGGACGTGGAGCTCGGCGGCCCGGACCCCAAGATCGTCCTGTTCCGGCCGAAGTCGTTCGCGGCCGAACCGGCCGGGGGCACGGCGAACGTGGTCGAGGTCAACGTCGAGGTGCCCGAGGAGGCCCGTAAGGCCCGCCGGGTCCAGCGCCACGAGGAAGCGGCGACGGGACCGAAGCTGGAGGACGCGGCCGTGGTCGTGTCCGGGGGCCGGGGGCTCGGCGACCCGAAGAACTTCGAGCTGCTCGACGCCATCTCCGCCGAGATCCGCGGCTCGGCGGTCGGCGCGACCCGGGCGGTCGTGGACGCGGGCTGGGTGCCCTACTCGATGCAGATCGGCCAGACGGGGAAGACCGTGAAGCCGGACGTCTACATCGCGGCCGGGATCTCGGGCGCCTCCCAGCACCAGGTCGGGATGAAGGAGTCGAAGAACATCATCTCGATCAACAAGGACCCCGAGGCTCCCATCCTGCAGATCTCGGACCTGGGGATCGTGGGAGACGCGCTGAAGATCCTGCCCCAGCTGGCAGAGGAGATCCGCAAGCGCAAGGGCGGGTAG
- a CDS encoding LysM peptidoglycan-binding domain-containing protein, translated as MRRIAALGSIVTATAVLASAAPVAAHPNHVLRRGETLTHLAARHGVSVRDIARANGISDVNRVRAGRRIVIPSPGAATATTHVVGRGENLTVIARRYGTTVRALQDANGLSDPHRVRVGRRLTVPGSASVRGSRSEYVVPSFVPASRRHLAAHFTRYAAEAGVPADLVMAIGWQESGWQTHKVSYADAVGVMQLIPDTVRYTSRRLLDTAPLDPRDPAQNIRMGSHFLAHLLELTGGDVEAALHGWFQGLASVRKRGPDTATRRFAANVLALRKRF; from the coding sequence ATGCGACGGATCGCCGCGCTGGGGAGCATCGTGACCGCCACCGCGGTCCTCGCGTCGGCCGCCCCCGTGGCCGCCCATCCGAACCACGTCCTGCGCCGGGGCGAGACGCTGACCCACCTCGCCGCGCGCCACGGGGTGTCCGTGCGCGACATCGCGCGCGCCAACGGGATATCCGACGTCAACCGCGTCCGGGCGGGCCGGCGGATCGTGATCCCGTCCCCGGGCGCGGCCACCGCCACCACCCACGTGGTGGGTCGGGGGGAGAACCTCACCGTGATCGCACGGCGGTATGGGACGACCGTACGGGCGCTGCAGGACGCGAACGGACTGTCCGACCCCCACCGTGTCCGGGTCGGCAGGCGCCTCACCGTGCCGGGCTCCGCGAGCGTCCGTGGGAGTCGGTCCGAGTACGTGGTGCCGTCCTTCGTCCCCGCGTCGCGGCGGCACCTGGCCGCCCATTTCACGCGGTACGCGGCCGAGGCCGGCGTCCCCGCGGACCTGGTGATGGCGATCGGCTGGCAGGAGTCGGGATGGCAGACCCACAAGGTCTCGTACGCGGACGCGGTCGGCGTGATGCAGCTGATCCCGGACACGGTTCGCTACACGTCCAGGCGCCTGCTGGACACGGCCCCCCTCGACCCGCGCGATCCCGCGCAGAACATCAGGATGGGGAGCCACTTCCTCGCCCACCTCCTCGAGCTGACCGGTGGAGACGTGGAGGCGGCCCTGCACGGGTGGTTCCAGGGGCTGGCCTCGGTCCGGAAGCGGGGACCGGACACCGCCACCCGGCGGTTCGCCGCGAACGTCCTCGCCCTGCGGAAGCGTTTCTGA
- a CDS encoding HD domain-containing phosphohydrolase, which translates to MLGGQDMVAGGSGELLRLYQREKSRADALEGAVRVGVMALAGAIAARDAATGEHSGRVVRLATAVLQRLDWREAGRVSTEFGFVLHDVGKLGIPDAILLKPGPLTAAERSVMRQHPVLGVQVLERIPVFQEERITRIVRHHHERWDGRGYPDRLGGRDIPVACRAFAVVDAFDAMTSDRPYRTAVPAEEAIAEIHANSATQFDPEAVAALEDVLATTSLGGPPGEADAAWPSAASLT; encoded by the coding sequence ATGTTGGGAGGCCAGGACATGGTCGCCGGGGGGAGCGGGGAGCTGCTCAGGCTCTACCAGCGCGAGAAGTCGCGCGCCGACGCCCTCGAGGGGGCCGTGCGGGTGGGGGTCATGGCCCTGGCCGGGGCGATAGCCGCGCGCGACGCGGCCACGGGCGAGCACTCCGGGCGGGTCGTCAGGCTGGCCACGGCGGTCCTGCAGCGCCTGGACTGGCGGGAGGCGGGACGCGTCTCGACCGAGTTCGGTTTCGTCCTGCACGACGTCGGCAAGCTCGGCATCCCCGACGCCATCCTCCTGAAGCCCGGCCCCCTCACCGCGGCGGAGCGGTCCGTGATGAGGCAGCATCCCGTTCTGGGGGTCCAGGTCCTCGAGCGGATACCGGTCTTCCAGGAGGAGCGGATCACGCGGATCGTGCGCCACCATCACGAGCGGTGGGACGGACGCGGCTACCCCGACCGGCTAGGCGGACGCGACATCCCGGTCGCCTGCCGCGCCTTCGCGGTGGTGGACGCGTTCGACGCGATGACCAGCGACCGCCCGTACCGGACGGCGGTGCCGGCCGAGGAGGCGATCGCGGAGATCCACGCGAACTCGGCCACCCAGTTCGACCCCGAGGCGGTGGCGGCGCTCGAGGACGTCCTCGCCACCACCTCCCTCGGCGGGCCGCCCGGCGAGGCCGACGCCGCTTGGCCGTCCGCGGCCTCGCTCACCTAG
- a CDS encoding bifunctional (p)ppGpp synthetase/guanosine-3',5'-bis(diphosphate) 3'-pyrophosphohydrolase: MRHTGVVVQSRATPIGPLRAVLSKLRRTPESSAPPEIQPLLARVREEYPKADLTDVVRAWRVAEEMHAGQTRKSGEPFVTHPLGVAMILAGMGMDPTSIVAALLHDAVEDTDASLEDLRESFGDEVAEIIDGLTKISKVRFVSLEHARAENYRKMTVAMARDVRVIIVKLADRLHNMRTLAALPPEKQELKALETLEIYVPLASRLGMQQLKVELEDLAFRYRYPKRHQEVVDLVERRQPERDRYVAAVLEELSGHLEKAKIRAEVGGRAKNYFSVYQKMVDRGREFDDILDLVGVRIVVDDVTDCYTALGVVHTLWVPIPGRFKDYIAQPKANGYQSLHTTVMGPQGKSLEIQIRTHAMHRMSEYGIAAHWRYKSGMRAPDGADVPWLGEVVESFREDRDPREFMESLRLELFHDEVFCFTPKGDVECLPRGATPVDFAYQIHTQVGHRCVGARVNGKLVPLDTHLESGDAIEILTSKAVDAGPKQDWLGFVKTSRARSRIKQWIAAHRREEARDAGKDAFVKLLRREGLSLGAIDDDAWRTLLSETRTSGPDTLYEAIGENKVSSDTLRTLLRRIFRTEEIELEPPPAPVPLPKKRKRSDDATGVVVVGVDDVAVKLSRCCAPVPGDDIFGYVTRGKGVSVHRADCPNAASLRSQTGRLVEVAWDTTQRATFVVTLQMAALDRPGLLRDVTQTLTDSGVMILSSQSWAKRDGTARLRYAFELGDVAHLDHIVRAVGGIEGVFDIYRVLPLRARDVQA; the protein is encoded by the coding sequence GTGAGGCACACTGGAGTCGTGGTCCAGTCGCGCGCGACCCCCATCGGCCCGCTGCGGGCCGTGCTGTCCAAGCTCAGGCGCACCCCGGAGTCGAGCGCGCCGCCCGAGATCCAGCCTCTCCTGGCCCGCGTCCGCGAGGAGTACCCGAAGGCGGACCTGACCGACGTGGTCCGCGCCTGGAGGGTGGCCGAGGAGATGCACGCCGGACAGACGCGCAAGTCCGGGGAGCCTTTCGTCACCCATCCGCTGGGGGTCGCGATGATCCTCGCCGGGATGGGCATGGACCCCACCTCGATCGTCGCCGCGCTGCTCCATGACGCGGTCGAGGACACCGATGCCTCGCTCGAGGACCTGCGTGAGTCGTTCGGCGACGAGGTGGCCGAGATCATCGACGGCCTGACGAAGATCAGCAAGGTCAGGTTCGTCTCCCTCGAGCACGCTCGCGCCGAGAACTACCGGAAGATGACGGTCGCGATGGCGCGCGACGTCCGCGTGATCATCGTGAAGCTGGCCGACCGCCTCCACAACATGCGCACGCTGGCCGCGCTCCCGCCGGAGAAGCAGGAGCTGAAGGCGCTCGAGACGCTGGAGATCTACGTCCCGCTCGCGAGCCGCCTCGGCATGCAGCAGCTCAAGGTGGAGCTCGAGGACCTGGCGTTCAGGTACCGCTACCCGAAGCGCCACCAGGAGGTCGTCGACCTGGTGGAGCGCCGTCAGCCCGAGCGCGACCGGTACGTGGCCGCCGTGCTCGAGGAGCTCAGCGGGCACCTCGAGAAGGCGAAGATCCGGGCTGAGGTCGGGGGCCGGGCCAAGAACTACTTCTCCGTCTACCAGAAGATGGTCGACCGGGGGCGCGAGTTCGACGACATCCTCGACCTGGTCGGGGTCCGGATAGTGGTCGACGACGTGACCGACTGCTACACGGCGCTCGGGGTCGTCCACACGCTGTGGGTGCCGATCCCGGGCCGGTTCAAGGACTACATCGCCCAGCCGAAGGCGAACGGCTACCAATCCCTGCACACGACCGTGATGGGGCCGCAGGGGAAGTCCCTCGAGATCCAGATCCGCACGCACGCGATGCACCGGATGTCGGAGTACGGGATCGCCGCGCACTGGCGGTACAAGTCCGGGATGCGGGCGCCGGACGGGGCGGACGTCCCCTGGCTCGGCGAGGTCGTCGAGAGCTTCCGGGAGGACCGCGACCCCCGCGAGTTCATGGAGTCGCTGCGCCTGGAGCTCTTCCACGACGAGGTCTTCTGCTTCACGCCGAAGGGGGACGTCGAGTGCCTCCCGCGCGGCGCCACCCCGGTGGACTTCGCCTACCAGATCCACACGCAGGTCGGTCACCGGTGCGTGGGCGCGCGTGTGAACGGGAAGCTGGTCCCGCTGGACACCCACCTCGAGTCGGGGGACGCGATCGAGATCCTCACCTCGAAGGCGGTCGACGCCGGCCCGAAGCAGGACTGGCTCGGGTTCGTCAAGACGTCGCGCGCGCGCTCGCGGATAAAGCAGTGGATCGCCGCGCACCGCCGCGAGGAGGCCCGGGACGCGGGCAAGGACGCCTTCGTCAAGCTCCTGCGCCGGGAGGGGCTATCGCTGGGAGCCATCGACGACGACGCATGGCGCACCCTGCTGTCGGAGACGAGGACGTCGGGTCCCGACACGTTGTACGAGGCGATCGGAGAGAACAAGGTCTCCTCGGACACGCTCCGCACCCTGCTGCGACGGATATTCCGGACCGAGGAGATCGAGCTGGAGCCGCCGCCGGCTCCCGTGCCGCTGCCCAAGAAGCGCAAGCGCAGCGACGACGCGACCGGTGTCGTCGTCGTCGGGGTGGACGACGTGGCGGTCAAGCTCTCCCGCTGCTGCGCTCCCGTCCCCGGTGACGACATCTTCGGCTACGTCACCCGGGGCAAGGGGGTCTCGGTGCACCGGGCGGACTGCCCGAACGCGGCATCCCTGCGCTCGCAGACCGGCCGCCTCGTCGAGGTGGCGTGGGACACGACGCAGCGCGCGACCTTCGTGGTCACGCTCCAGATGGCCGCGCTCGACCGCCCGGGTCTCCTGCGCGACGTGACGCAGACCCTCACCGACTCCGGCGTGATGATCCTGTCCTCGCAGTCCTGGGCGAAGCGCGACGGGACGGCCCGTCTCCGGTACGCGTTCGAGCTGGGGGACGTAGCCCACCTCGACCACATCGTCCGGGCGGTCGGGGGGATCGAGGGCGTCTTCGACATCTACCGGGTCCTCCCGCTGCGGGCGCGCGACGTCCAGGCGTGA